The sequence CACAACGAAAAGGTGATGCTCGAAATCATCCACGTCCTGTGCGCGCGCCTGCGCGAGGTCTGGCAGACCCAGAGCCAGAGCCACCGCACCGCCGACTCCCGGATCCGCATGGGGCTCTACGACCTGGCCGCAAAGCACGGGGTCCGCGACTCCCACGGCACCATCATCGACCTGAAGATCACGCACCAGGAGCTGGCGGAGATGGTGGGAACCTCGCGCGAGACCGTGACACGGGCCATGGCCCGCCTCCGGGACGAGGGACTCGTCGAGGTCTCCGGCCGGCGCATCACCCTGCTCGACCCGCAGCGGCTGCTGGGCGACCGCTGATACATGCGCGGCTAGATGAGGACCGCGCGGCGCCAGCGGCGCACCGAATTGACGAGCCAGATCCCGGTGGAGCGCTCGAGGTCCCCGGGCCGGAGCACGCGCTCGGAGATCTCCCCCCGCTCGATCAGCCACCCCCGGAAAACCCCTGCCAGCAGCCCCGATTCCACCGGCGGGGTGAAGCGCCCCCCGTCCACCTCCAGCACCAGGTTGGCGATCGTGGATTCGGTGAGTTCCCCGCGCTCGTTCACGCACAGCACGTCCTCCGCGCCGGGGTGACGCCGCCGCGCCCGCGCGTATACCTCCCGGCGCGTCGTCTTGTGGTAGAGAAAGGGGTCGGAGGAGCACACCGCCCCGTGCGCCACCTGCAGCCGCACCGGGTCCGGGCCGGCGGGGGCCGCCGGGGCCACCTCCACCCTTGCCTCCCCCCGCTCGTCGAGGAGGATCCTCACCTTCCGCGCTTTTGAAAAGTCCGCGGCCATCCGCCCGAGCCTTCCCGCGAGCGTCTCGCGGTCGAGGGTATAACCGAAATAGGCGGCGGAATCGGCCATCCGGTCGAGATGGCGCCCGAGCAGGAACCAGCCCTCCCCCGGCGTCCAGAGGAGGGTTTCGAGCAGGGAAAATCCGCCCGGCCGCTCCTCGAGAACCCGCGCCTTCAGCAGCGCCTCCCCGTATTCTTCGCCGGCCGAGGAATCGGCCACGATCCCCCCGCCGGCGCCGTACTCGACGCTCCGACGCTCCCGATCGACCAGGGCGGTGCGGATGGCCACGTTGAACTGAGCCTCCCCGCCCGGCGAGAGGTAGCCGATGCTGCCGGTGTAGACTCCGCGCGCTTCCGGCTCGAGCTCGCGGATGATGGACGAAGTGCGGATCTTGGGCGCTCCCGTGATGGAGGCGCAGGGGAAAAGGGCGCGGAAGATCTCGGCCGGCGGACGGTCGCACTCGGCGGTGACGGTGGAGGTCATCTGCCACAGGGTCGGGTGGCGTTCGATTTCAAAGAGCGCGGGCACCCGCACGCTCCCGGTGCGGGCCACCCGCCCCAGGTCGTTGCGGATCATGTCGACGATCATCAGGTTCTCCGCCCGGTTCTTCTCCGAACGACGGAGCCACTCGGCCTGGCAGCGGTCCTCGGGCGTGGTGCGCCCGCGCCCGGCGGTCCCCTTCATCGGCTTCGCCGTAAGCACCCCCCCGGCGGTCCGGAAGAAGAGCTCGGGAGAGGCGGAGCACACCACCCCCCGCCCCGTGTCGATGTAGGCGCCGTATCCCACGGGCTGGGCCCGGACCATGGCCAGGAAAAGGTTCCAGGAGTCCCCCCGGAAGCTCCCCCTCAGCCGCAGGGTGTAATTGACCTGGTAGGTGTCCCCCGAGCGGATGTAGTCCTGGATCCTGGCGAGGGCGGCGGCATAGTCTTCGCGCCTCACGGCCGGCCGGAGACGCCCGAGGGCGCAGGCCCCGAAATCGGGCTCCGGCAGAGCGATCACGGCCGGCTCCCGGTAGAGCCCGAACCAGAGGAGGGGAAAGGGACCGCGCGCGGGGTGGGCGGCGAGGGCGGAATCGAAGGCGGGGGCGGCCTCGTAGGCGACGAAACCGGCGGCATGCACCCCGTCCTCCCGCACCAGCCGTCCGACCTCCTCGAGCGCTGGGAGGACCTCCCCGATGCGCCGGGCGGTCAGGATCCGGACCGGCGGGCCGAAGCGCAGCCATTCTCCGCGGGCGGCCTCCCGCAGGATCACGCAGTTCAGCAGAGCGGAGGAATCTCCCATGGCGCCCCGGCGCTCGCGCTCCCGGCGGGAGCCGCTATTGAAAGAGCGAATCGACGAACGATTCGGGGGAGAACTCCAGCAGGTCCTCGAGCCCCTCCCCGATCCCGATGAAGCGGACCGGGATCCCGAGTTCCTGGCAGATGCCGAAGAGGATCCCCCCCTTGGCGGTCCCGTCCAGCTTGGTGACGACGAGGCCCGTCACCCCGGTCGCGCGCGTGAACTCCCGCGCCTGCGCCAGCCCGTTCTGCCCGGTGGTGGCGTCGACGACCAGCAGCACCTCGTGCGGGGCTCCGGGGACCTTGCGCCCCGCCACGCGCCGCATCTTGTCCAGTTCCTGCATCAGGTTGCTCCTGGTGTGCAGCCTCCCCGCCGTGTCGACCAGCACGAGGTCCGCCCCGCGAGCCCCGGCCGCGGAGAGGGCGTCGTGCAGCACCGCCGAGGGATCTCCCCCCGTCCGGCTCCGGACCAGCTCGCTGCCGGAGCGTTCGGCCCAGACCGCCAGCTGTTCGATCGCCGCCGGCCGGAAGGTGTCGGCGGCGCAGACGAGGACCTTCCTCCCCTCCCCGGCGAGGCGGGCGGCCAGCTTCCCCACCGTCGTCGTCTTCCCGGTCCCGTTCACCCCGACGACCATCCAGACCTCGGTCCGCTCCTCCTCCTCCCCTTCCTCCGGGCGGGGAACGCTCAGGATCTCCAGGAGCTGGCCGCGGATCACGGCGCGGGCCGCGTCGGGGCCCGCGATCTCCCCCCTCTTGTGCGCCGCGCGCACCGCCGCCATGACCCGGTCGGTCACCCCCACCCCCAGGTCGGCCCCGAGCAGCGTCCCCTCCAGCTCGTCGAGCGCCCCCTCGTCGATGGCCGAGACCGATCCCAGCACCGATTCGATCCGCGAGACCAGGTTTTCCTTGGTGGCCCCGAGGGCCTTCTTCATCCTCTCGAACAGCCCCGCCTTCTTCTCGGGGGTCTCCCTCGAGGATTTCCTGAAAAACATGGCATCTCCCTTTCCCGGCGATCGGTTGTAAACGGGGTCAGCGCCCGTCGCGGGCGCGCACCCGGACGTCCCCGGCGACGAGGGTCTCGACCGCCCCCGCCTCCGTGCGCACCAGCAGGGCGCCGGCTTCGTCGAGGCCGCAGGTGACGGCCGCGCGGCGCCGCTCCCCCTCGTGGATCCAGACGGGGGCCCCGTCCCACATGGTGCAGCGCTTCTTCCACCCCTCGAGGACGCCGGCAAAGTTACCGGCCTCCAGCTCCCGGCACCCCTTCTGAAAATGGTAGAGGAAGGTGACCAGCAGGAGGCGCCGGGGCACCGCGCGCCCCGCCATCTCGTCCACCGAGACCGCTTCCCCCTCGAGATCCGCGGGCACGCTCCCGGGGTGCACGTCGACCCCCACCCCCACGACCACGGCCGGCGCCCCTTCCCCGTCCGGGATCGACTCGAGCAGGATCCCGGCGCATTTGCGCCCCCCGAGCAGCACGTCGTTGGGCCACTTGAGATCGATGTCGAGCTTCCGGGCGGCCATCCCGACCACGCAGGCCGAAATCGCGTCGTGGAGCGAGACGGCGGCCACGTGCCCGAGCAGCGGCCAGCGCTCCCGCTCGCACGCCGGGCGCACGACGAGGCTCGCGTAGAGCCCCGTTTTCCGCGGCGAGAACCAGGAGCGTCCCATGCGCCCCCTGCCCGCGGTCTGCTCCTCGGCCCAGACCAGGCTCCCCCCGGGCGCCCCCCGGCGCGCCAGCTCGAGCGCCTCGCGGTTGGTGCTGTCCACGCTCAGAAACCCGTGGGTCCGGAGCCATTCCCAGGCCAGGGCCGGGGTCTCCTTCTGGATCCAGTAAGGCACCAGCGCGTCGGGGTCCGGCCGGAGGCGCACCCGGTCCCCGATGGTTTCGAGTCCGAACCCCCACTCCCGGCACAGCTCGAGCTCGCGCTCGAACCAGGGGGCGTTCTGCAGGGGCAGGCCCGCCTCCCCCACGTGGCCCAGGTCGGTCAGGACCGCCGGCAGCGCGATCGGGCTCATTTTTCCTGCCGCGGAAGATAACTGAGGTTCGATTCGAGCTTGCGGTAGCGTTCGGTCAGTTCGTCGTGCCGCGCCCGGTTCTCCATGACGATCTCCTTCGGAGCCCGCGCCGTGAATTCGTGGCTCTGGACCTTCCGGGCGATCCGGTCGATTTCGTCCTTGACCCGCGCCATCTCCCGGCCGATCCGCTCCCTCTCGGCCTGGACGTCGATCGCGGCGCGCGCATCGAGGCCGAATTCGCCGATGCGCGCCACCCCCCGCAGGAGCCCCTCCGGCAGCGGCGCGGCGAACATCACCGAGCCGAGGCGCGCCATGGTGAGGAGCTTGTCGAGGTTCCGCTCGAGCAGTTCCGCGGCCGCCGCGTCGAGCGGCGCCACGACCGCGTCGAGCGGTTTCTTCGGGTCGATGTTCATCTCCGCGCGCAGCGAGCGGATCTCCCCGACGAGGCCCATCAGGTCCTGCATGCCGGCGGCCGCGCCCGGGTTGTCCAGGGAAGCGCGGCGGACGGGGAACTCCTGGACCATGAGGGAATCGCCCGTGTGCGGCAGCTTCTGCCAGATCTCCTCGGTGATGAAGGGCATGAAGGGGTGGAGCAGCCGCAGCGCATGGTCGAACACATGGAGCAGCACCCGGATCCTGGGGCCCCGCTCCGCTTCGGGGGCGGCCTCGCTCGTCAGCACCGGCTTGACCAGCTCGATGTACCAGTCGCAG comes from Acidobacteriota bacterium and encodes:
- a CDS encoding biotin--[acetyl-CoA-carboxylase] ligase; this translates as MSPIALPAVLTDLGHVGEAGLPLQNAPWFERELELCREWGFGLETIGDRVRLRPDPDALVPYWIQKETPALAWEWLRTHGFLSVDSTNREALELARRGAPGGSLVWAEEQTAGRGRMGRSWFSPRKTGLYASLVVRPACERERWPLLGHVAAVSLHDAISACVVGMAARKLDIDLKWPNDVLLGGRKCAGILLESIPDGEGAPAVVVGVGVDVHPGSVPADLEGEAVSVDEMAGRAVPRRLLLVTFLYHFQKGCRELEAGNFAGVLEGWKKRCTMWDGAPVWIHEGERRRAAVTCGLDEAGALLVRTEAGAVETLVAGDVRVRARDGR
- the ftsY gene encoding signal recognition particle-docking protein FtsY, with translation MFFRKSSRETPEKKAGLFERMKKALGATKENLVSRIESVLGSVSAIDEGALDELEGTLLGADLGVGVTDRVMAAVRAAHKRGEIAGPDAARAVIRGQLLEILSVPRPEEGEEEERTEVWMVVGVNGTGKTTTVGKLAARLAGEGRKVLVCAADTFRPAAIEQLAVWAERSGSELVRSRTGGDPSAVLHDALSAAGARGADLVLVDTAGRLHTRSNLMQELDKMRRVAGRKVPGAPHEVLLVVDATTGQNGLAQAREFTRATGVTGLVVTKLDGTAKGGILFGICQELGIPVRFIGIGEGLEDLLEFSPESFVDSLFQ
- the pabB gene encoding aminodeoxychorismate synthase component I — encoded protein: MGDSSALLNCVILREAARGEWLRFGPPVRILTARRIGEVLPALEEVGRLVREDGVHAAGFVAYEAAPAFDSALAAHPARGPFPLLWFGLYREPAVIALPEPDFGACALGRLRPAVRREDYAAALARIQDYIRSGDTYQVNYTLRLRGSFRGDSWNLFLAMVRAQPVGYGAYIDTGRGVVCSASPELFFRTAGGVLTAKPMKGTAGRGRTTPEDRCQAEWLRRSEKNRAENLMIVDMIRNDLGRVARTGSVRVPALFEIERHPTLWQMTSTVTAECDRPPAEIFRALFPCASITGAPKIRTSSIIRELEPEARGVYTGSIGYLSPGGEAQFNVAIRTALVDRERRSVEYGAGGGIVADSSAGEEYGEALLKARVLEERPGGFSLLETLLWTPGEGWFLLGRHLDRMADSAAYFGYTLDRETLAGRLGRMAADFSKARKVRILLDERGEARVEVAPAAPAGPDPVRLQVAHGAVCSSDPFLYHKTTRREVYARARRRHPGAEDVLCVNERGELTESTIANLVLEVDGGRFTPPVESGLLAGVFRGWLIERGEISERVLRPGDLERSTGIWLVNSVRRWRRAVLI